CACCGCGATATCGACCACTTCCACCTTGCCGCTGGCGAGCATCTCTTGATACGTATCGAACGCGGTGAGCGAATGCCGCTCGGCGACTCGTTGAGCGTGGGCCGGTGTGCGCGAAGCTATCGCTACCGGATTGAAGCCCGATTTGCGATAGGCCACCAGATGACAGTCCGCCATGATGAACCCGCTGCCGATGCAGCCAATCGGCGCATCGCGATGCTTGGGCAACCTCGGCAGATAATCGAGCGGCAGGAGAGTGGTCATAAATTTGTAGGTTACATCCGCTGGATGTAACCTTGATGTTCGCAACGCGTTGATTCGCAAATCAAGGTCACATCCAGCGGATGTGACCTACACGACTACATCTTCACTCCCGCTGGATCGAAGTAAGCCGGTTCGTTCCCTTCTTTCCATTTGATGTTGCAGCCGAGACTCGGGATTTGTTTCTCCGGCGCGGGTTTGCCGGCGAGCAGAGCGTCCATGGCAGCGCGGAGGTCGCGACCGTCGGGAACATCACCAGCCTTGGGGCGGGAGGGATCGAGTTGGCCGCGATAATAGAGCTTTTGCTCGCCATCGAATAGGAAGAAATCCGGCGTACACGCCGCGTGATAAGCCTGCGCGGCGGTTTGATCTTCGTCGAACAAATAGGGGAACACATAGCCGCGCTGTTCGGCTTCGTGAACCATCTGCTCGGGTGAGTCTTCGGGATGCTTCGAAGTGTCGTTCGAATTGATGCCGACGACCGCGATCCCGCGCGGCATGTAGTCCATGGCCAGGCGTGCCAGTTCGGGAGCAACATGCTTCACGAACGGACAATGGTTGCACATGAAGATCACGAGCAATCCAGGCTGACCTTTGAAATCGCTGAGCGAAACAGTTCGTCCGTCGACATTAAGCAGCGAGAAGTCCGGCGCGGGCGTGCCCAGTTGTCGCATCGTGCTGGCGGTTTTGACCATGGTGTATCTCCTTCGAAAAGCTTCCTGATGTTAACTTGGCCGGGGTCGGGAGTCTTTGGCGAATGAAGACGTTCTACTTGGCTGAATCGATCTTCGCCAAAGACTCCCGCCCCCAGACGGATCGTGATCCCTACCGCTGCTTCTTCAATTCAAACTGCTTGCCCGACAGTGCGTCCTTTGCGAACTTGCCCCAGAACGGTGTAGGGGTGAAATTCCAATCGCTGATGAGGATGGGTGTCGCCTTGGGATGGAACGAGAAGCCGGTCCAGTTCAGCTTGTGCTTTTGAATCAGGCCGAGCATGTCGGGAACCCAGGTGTAAGGGTCTTCCTGGGCTTCGGCGGGAATGAACGACATCTTGTTGATGTCGGCACCGACCTCGCCAATGAAAATTGGATGCTTGGCAGCGACTTTCATCACCTTGTTTTCCCAGTCCCGTTTCCAGGGATAGATGTGCGTCGAGTAGACGATGCCATTGCCGCTGGTGTCGGAAAGTTCGTGGCCGTTGGCGATGCCCGACAGGTCGTAGGCCCAGTCGAGCCCTCCGCAGATGACAATATTGCGGGCACCGGTCGCGCGCACGGTATCGATCAGCTTTTGCATGCCGGGCGATTCAAAACCGTTTTTGGCTTTGGCTTTTTCTTCGGGCGTGAGGAAGTTGTCTTCATCGGCGGGCTTCTTCTTTTCTTCGACAAAGCCGCCCTTCTGCCAGACTTCCCACGAGATGCCGTGAGGCTCGTTGAACAGATCGAATAGCACGGCGGGATGATTCTTATA
Above is a window of Anatilimnocola aggregata DNA encoding:
- a CDS encoding thioredoxin family protein is translated as MVKTASTMRQLGTPAPDFSLLNVDGRTVSLSDFKGQPGLLVIFMCNHCPFVKHVAPELARLAMDYMPRGIAVVGINSNDTSKHPEDSPEQMVHEAEQRGYVFPYLFDEDQTAAQAYHAACTPDFFLFDGEQKLYYRGQLDPSRPKAGDVPDGRDLRAAMDALLAGKPAPEKQIPSLGCNIKWKEGNEPAYFDPAGVKM